A genomic stretch from Candidatus Omnitrophota bacterium includes:
- a CDS encoding sugar phosphate isomerase/epimerase family protein, producing MIKTKTILLSVLFFGIGGIMMTNCVLAQEQKAPQWEVMICNYLLNQVSDENTFQAAKDAGVKAIEIQVNPDLSCPSAIVDGKKPYRFDTPAHAKQVKEDAAKYGLKVPVLCAPLSITAEKKPAPKWALDLIKNAPEAGVRFIYFPVGAKDVPDDQFVANSIALFKELTAQGKKSGVTIAFENLQYYWNRMEITGKVLAAFKPDELGLCLDPINLYWYGYPRSKVYELVKELIPRARHFHAKNVAHPEDKRETQREPGWQYGENSVPVAGGDLNFGQILDWLHQSGYQGDVSIEDDSLGHYPKEQRIAVLRGDVEYLRSVISALK from the coding sequence ATGATTAAGACGAAAACCATTCTGTTAAGCGTTCTATTCTTTGGAATAGGGGGAATCATGATGACGAATTGCGTCCTCGCGCAGGAACAAAAAGCGCCGCAGTGGGAAGTAATGATATGCAATTATCTTTTGAACCAGGTCAGCGACGAGAATACGTTTCAAGCCGCTAAAGACGCCGGCGTGAAGGCTATCGAGATTCAAGTCAATCCCGATTTGAGCTGCCCCAGCGCGATCGTCGATGGAAAGAAGCCCTATAGATTCGATACGCCCGCCCATGCGAAGCAAGTTAAGGAAGACGCCGCCAAATACGGTTTGAAAGTACCCGTCCTCTGCGCGCCGCTTTCCATTACAGCGGAAAAAAAGCCTGCGCCGAAATGGGCGTTGGATTTGATTAAAAACGCTCCAGAAGCGGGCGTCCGTTTCATCTATTTCCCCGTCGGCGCCAAGGACGTTCCCGACGATCAGTTCGTGGCCAATTCAATCGCTCTTTTCAAAGAACTGACGGCGCAAGGCAAAAAATCCGGCGTAACCATCGCCTTCGAAAATCTGCAATATTATTGGAACCGCATGGAGATTACGGGAAAAGTGCTCGCCGCCTTCAAGCCCGACGAATTGGGCTTATGCCTGGATCCCATCAATTTGTATTGGTACGGCTATCCCCGCTCCAAAGTCTACGAACTCGTCAAGGAATTGATACCGCGCGCCAGGCATTTTCACGCCAAAAACGTAGCCCATCCCGAAGACAAGCGCGAAACCCAGCGCGAACCAGGCTGGCAGTACGGTGAAAATTCCGTCCCTGTAGCCGGCGGCGATTTGAATTTCGGCCAAATTCTCGATTGGCTCCATCAATCCGGCTACCAAGGCGACGTCAGCATCGAAGACGATTCTCTCGGCCATTACCCAAAAGAGCAAAGAATCGCCGTTTTGCGCGGGGACGTGGAGTATCTGCGGTCGGTCATTTCGGCGCTGAAATAA
- a CDS encoding class I SAM-dependent methyltransferase, with amino-acid sequence MKTKNDWCFRFFNNPDYLDIYRDMTSPSRTHQELRMCEEVLKWREGEPILDAPCGAGRHSLDLARQGHLVYGVDISNYLLGIAQKESINLTVQYPPRFVRGLMQALPFKDCYFQYAICLFSSFGYGENEKENLAVLEEFARVLYPGGKALIDVMNRHYLTPRLKKVYESVQSGLRVREERTITDNERRLHNSIMVCDPQGHKRRYLYNPWLFNGFELSWLVSRAGLKVEAIYGNFRAETYTPQSERAIVVAVKPV; translated from the coding sequence ATGAAAACGAAAAACGATTGGTGCTTCCGCTTTTTCAACAACCCCGATTACTTGGATATCTACCGCGACATGACAAGTCCCAGCCGGACGCATCAAGAGTTGCGCATGTGCGAAGAAGTCTTGAAATGGCGGGAAGGAGAGCCGATTTTAGACGCTCCCTGCGGCGCGGGGCGGCATTCGCTGGATTTGGCGCGGCAGGGACATCTCGTTTACGGCGTCGATATTTCCAACTATCTCTTGGGAATTGCGCAAAAGGAATCGATCAATCTGACGGTTCAATACCCGCCCCGCTTCGTGCGCGGACTGATGCAAGCCCTTCCCTTCAAAGATTGTTATTTTCAATACGCGATATGCCTCTTCAGCAGTTTCGGCTATGGCGAAAACGAGAAAGAAAATCTCGCCGTATTGGAAGAATTCGCCCGCGTTCTTTATCCGGGAGGCAAAGCGTTGATCGACGTAATGAACCGCCATTACCTCACTCCGCGCTTGAAAAAAGTCTACGAATCGGTGCAATCGGGACTGCGGGTGCGCGAAGAGCGGACGATCACCGACAACGAACGCCGCTTGCACAATTCGATCATGGTTTGCGACCCGCAAGGACACAAACGGCGTTATCTTTACAATCCCTGGCTGTTCAACGGCTTCGAACTTTCCTGGCTGGTTTCGCGGGCGGGATTGAAGGTGGAGGCGATCTATGGCAATTTCCGCGCCGAGACCTATACCCCGCAAAGCGAACGCGCCATCGTGGTCGCCGTTAAGCCAGTCTAA
- a CDS encoding beta-N-acetylhexosaminidase: MRNRFIQWTILIAALGGINAESANQETIKEDVMKEEISIIPQPMSLKKTGGAFTLDRNAVIQLDSSGEDIAAIGGWLGEWLSNALGSEIPVLAANAVPANAKRIVLSIEEKNEPLGEEGYELTVSTQTILLRANRPAGLFYAVQTLRQLLPPSFEKSGAAAASCAIPGVEIEDRPQYRWRGALLDCARHFMTKDFLLRYIDLLAYHKLNVFHLHLTDDQGWRIEIEKHPKLMEVGAYRMEGNERYGGYYSKKDLREIIAYAQARFITVIPEFEMPGHASAAIASYPELACDGQSISVLTEWGVFKNVFCAGKEGAFDFLESVLDEIIDIFPSPYIHIGGDEAPRDHWQECPLCQKRIQEEHLKSEAELQSYLIRRIEKFLSSRGRRMIGWDEILEGGGLPPSAIVQSWRGMDGAVTASKLGHDVVSSPNPFVYFDYPQEEKQVSSKPDWMILTTMEKTYSFRATPPELTPDEAKHVLGAECALWTEHSPQEQVDQQTFPRLCAYSETVWTPEKALDWQNFQKRITPHLERLAALGVDYYR, encoded by the coding sequence ATGCGAAATCGCTTCATCCAATGGACTATCTTAATAGCCGCGCTGGGAGGCATTAACGCCGAAAGCGCAAACCAAGAAACGATAAAGGAAGATGTAATGAAAGAAGAAATTTCCATCATTCCCCAACCAATGAGCCTTAAAAAGACCGGCGGCGCCTTTACGCTAGATCGCAACGCCGTTATCCAACTCGATTCGTCCGGCGAGGATATCGCGGCGATCGGCGGATGGTTGGGCGAATGGTTATCGAACGCCTTGGGAAGCGAGATTCCCGTCCTAGCCGCCAACGCCGTCCCGGCGAATGCGAAGCGCATCGTATTGTCTATCGAGGAAAAGAACGAACCGCTGGGCGAAGAAGGATACGAATTGACGGTCTCGACGCAGACGATCCTCCTGCGAGCCAATCGTCCGGCGGGATTATTCTACGCCGTCCAGACGCTGCGGCAGTTGCTGCCGCCCTCGTTCGAGAAAAGCGGCGCCGCGGCGGCATCTTGCGCCATTCCCGGCGTCGAGATTGAAGATCGCCCGCAATACCGCTGGCGCGGAGCGTTATTGGATTGCGCCCGCCATTTTATGACCAAGGATTTTCTGCTGCGCTATATCGACCTTCTCGCCTATCACAAATTGAACGTATTTCATCTGCATCTCACCGATGACCAGGGATGGCGGATCGAAATCGAAAAACATCCCAAACTGATGGAAGTGGGCGCATATCGCATGGAAGGGAACGAACGCTACGGCGGATATTATTCCAAGAAAGACTTGCGGGAAATTATCGCCTACGCTCAAGCCCGATTCATTACAGTCATTCCCGAATTCGAAATGCCCGGACACGCATCCGCCGCCATCGCCAGCTATCCCGAATTGGCCTGCGACGGACAATCGATTTCCGTCCTCACGGAATGGGGCGTTTTTAAAAATGTTTTCTGCGCGGGCAAAGAAGGCGCGTTCGATTTTCTGGAAAGCGTCCTAGACGAAATCATCGACATTTTTCCCTCGCCCTATATCCATATCGGCGGGGACGAAGCGCCGAGAGATCATTGGCAAGAATGCCCTCTCTGCCAAAAACGCATTCAAGAGGAGCATCTTAAAAGCGAAGCGGAGTTGCAAAGTTACCTGATCCGCCGCATCGAGAAATTCCTTTCATCGCGGGGACGCCGTATGATCGGCTGGGATGAAATTTTGGAGGGCGGGGGACTGCCGCCCAGCGCCATCGTTCAATCCTGGCGGGGAATGGACGGGGCCGTAACCGCTTCCAAGTTGGGCCATGACGTCGTCTCTTCTCCCAATCCCTTCGTCTATTTCGATTACCCCCAGGAGGAGAAGCAAGTTTCCTCCAAGCCGGACTGGATGATATTGACGACGATGGAGAAGACCTATTCCTTCCGCGCCACGCCGCCGGAATTGACGCCGGACGAAGCGAAGCATGTTTTGGGAGCGGAATGCGCCTTATGGACGGAGCATTCCCCGCAAGAACAGGTAGACCAGCAAACGTTTCCGCGCCTCTGCGCCTACAGCGAAACCGTCTGGACGCCGGAGAAGGCGCTGGATTGGCAGAATTTCCAAAAACGAATAACGCCGCATTTAGAGCGGCTGGCGGCGCTGGGGGTGGATTATTATCGGTGA